DNA sequence from the Fimbriimonadia bacterium genome:
TCCGCTACTCGCTTCGCGCCCATGACGCCTACGACTCCGCCGCCGCAACGCGCTTCGGTGTCGAAGCAAGCAGCCCGCTGATTGTTGCGCCCGCGGCTCCGGGCAAGCGTCTCTCTCTGCCCTTCGGAGTCCAGGCGGAGGGGACGATCGTAACGGCCCTCAAACCGAGCGACATCGGCAGGGGGTGGATCCTGCGATTGTACGCTGCGTCGGGACAAGACGAGAAGGTGAGAATCCTCTGGAAGGACGGACGGGCGCGCGGCGTGTGGACGACGGACGCGTGCGAGATGCCCATGGGCCCATCCTCCGGCGAGATCACGGTACCGGCGTGGGGCGTGCGAACCCTTTACATCGAACGCTAGAGCGAGATTCCTCGTCCAGCAGTCAGATAAGATCGAAGGAAAGCACCATTGGAACGTAAGATTCGGATCGGCCCCAGTGTTAGCGGGTAGGGGTGCGAACCCGCGCGGTACGTGGGACGTAGTTCCGATCAGGAGGAGAATGTGAACACTCTGAAGGTTGGTGTTCTGTTGGTGGTGCTGACCGCGCTGCTGATGTGGATCGGCAGCCTGGTCGGCGGAATGAGCGGGGTCCTGGTGGCCTTCGCCGTGGCGATGGCCCTCAACTTCGGCAGCTACTGGTTCAGCGATCGGATCGTGCTGAGCATTCACCGTGCGCGACCAGTGAGCAGGGCTGACGCTCCTGAGCTCTACGCGATGCTGGACCGAATCTGTGCCCGGGCCGGAATCCCGACTCCGCGGCTGTACATCCTACCGGAGCAGCAGCCGAACGCGTTTGCCACCGGTAGGAACCCCCACCACGCAGCCGTAGCCGTGACCGAGGGTCTGCTGCGCAGTCTCCAGCCGCATGAGGTCGAGGGCGTGATCGCCCACGAGGTCGCCCACATCAAACACCGCGACACTCTCACCATGACTATCGTCGCGACCATTGCGGGCGCGGTGATGATGCTGTCTTATGTGGGCCGATGGGCTCTCATCTTCTCGGGGCGGGATGACCGCAACGGGGGCGGCTTGGCTCTGCTTCTGGCGCTCATCGTTGCACCGATTGCCGCAACGCTGGTCCAGCTCGCCATCTCGCGGGCACGGGAGTTCGAGGCCGATGCCACTGGCGCGAGGCTTGCAGGCTCTCCGACTGGGCTGGCGAGCGCGTTGGCGAACCTGGAGCGGTCGGCCAGGCTCATGCCCGCGGAGACCGTGCCGAGCGCGGCGCACCTGTTCATTGTCAATCCGTTCGGCGGTGTGGGCTCCGCCATGCTCAATCTGTTCCGGACGCACCCACCGACCGAACAGCGGATCGCGCGGCTCCGGGCCATGGAAGCCGGTCACAGGTCGTAGCTTCCACAATTCACTTTACGGGGTGGGTCCCGCCATCTGGGCAGTGACCCGCCCTTTTGCGTTAGACTCTGGGCTGCATGTCGTCTTGGAGGTATCCGCGCTGTCGCCCGAATTGATTGGTTGGCTCATCTTCGCCGCCATCATCCTGTCTCTGCTTTATCTGGACCTAGGCGTTCTTCACCGCCATGCCCACGAGGTCAAGGTGAAGGAGGCGCTGATATGGAGTGGCGTGTGGGTCCTTATCGCTTTGGCCTTCAACGTCGGCATCTACCTGTGGAAGGGCCACGGCCCAGCCATCGAGTTCCTCACGGGCTACGTGATCGAGCGTTCCCTCTCGATAGACAACGTCTTCGTGTTTCTCGTCGTCTTCCGCTACTTCCAGGTTCCTGCGAAGTACCAGCACCGTGTGCTGTTCTGGGGAGTGTTCGGCGCGGTGGTGCTGAGGATCCTGATGATTCTTGCGGGCATCTCGCTGCTAAACCGGTTTGCCTGGATGGTTTACGTGTTCGGCGTCCTGCTGATCGCTACCGGCATCCGCATGGCATTCGAGAAGGACAAGAAGGCCGACATCGAGGGGAACGTGGTCATCAAGTTGACTCGCCGCCTCCTACCCATAACGAACCAGTATCACGGGGCTAGGTTCTTGGTCCGCCAATCGGGCAAGCTGTTCGCCACGCCCTTACTCGTCACGCTCATTTTCGTCGAGGTGAGCGACGTGGTTTTCGCGATCGATTCCATCCCCGCCATCCTGGCCATCACCCGCGACCCCTTCATCGTGTACACGTCGAACGTCTTTGCCATCCTCGGTCTCCGCGCGCTTTACTTCGCGATGGCCGGGGTGATGGACATGTTCCATTACCTGCACTACGGCCTGTCGCTCATTTTGGTGTTCGTGGGCGTGAAAATGCTCTTAGCGGAGTCGCCCTATGAGATTCCGACCGAAGCGTCGCTGATCGTGGTGTGCGCGGTGCTCACGGTGTCCGTCCTCGCTTCGGTGTGGCGACCGCGGCGAACACCGAGGACCACGGAACCATCACCCGACGGTGTAGCGGACGCATCCGAAGTGCAGTCGGTGCAGGCCACCCCTACGCCGAAGTAGCGCTCGCAGCCGCGGGACGCGAGCCAGGGCATAGGGGCTTTTTCAACGGGTCCCTCCGCGGGAACGGCAACCCGTTGCGGAGGAGCGCCAGTAATTGTCGTTCCCGCGAAGGCGGGGATTCCAGGAAACTCAGACAAGCCCGCACGCTCGGCTCTTGCCCGGAGAGTCGGGCGCTGTCTCCCCCCAAAATGTGTAGCAGTGCCCTAGCTTGCGGCTACGATGGCATCGTTCGGGCAGACGGCCTCGCACTTCGGGCCGTCCGGTTCGCCGGCGCAGTCCGTGCACTTATTCGGGTCAACGACGTACGTGTCGGTGCCTTCCGAGATGGCTCCGTTCGGGCACTCGGGCTCGCACACCCCGCAAGCGATGCACTCTTCGGTAATCTTTCTCGGCATTTTGTTCCCCTCCAGAAGGTTCCGGCGCTGCTCTCACCGATTGCGTCATTATGCACAAAGCGCCAGTCTCATCATAGCACACTTCGTGCCGCTAAGGATCGTCGGAGTCTTCGGGTCCTAGGCAGACTCAGCCTATTGCCGGGTCCCTATCTCCAGAGGATCATGGCGCCGGCAGCGAATCCTGAGCACGATGTCAGAGTTCGTTCTGGAGTCAAAACCCGACGCTGGGATGGCTATCTGCCGCATGGAAGCCTGGTGGGAGGGTGCAATCCTCGACCGGCCTGCCGTCCAAGTCCGGGCGCCCAAGCCACGGCAGGTCACCGCACCCGAGAGCCGCCACGCCTCTTTGCGCGAGCGATGGATGGACGCGGAGTACGCGGTGCGATGCGCCGAGGCCTGGGTCGCTTCGACTTATTGGTGCGGCGAGACGTTACCGACTTTCGTTCCCAACCTCGGGCCTGAACTGCTTGCGGCAGCGTACGGCGCTGAGTTGGAGTTCGGTGAGGACACCTCCTGGTCCGTACCGGTCCTGCGCGATTGGGATGGGCTCGACCGCCTGAGCTTCAACCAGTTCAATCCCTACATCCAGAAGATCCTGGAGATGACGCGGCTGGGGCTGGACGTCGGACGCGGCAAGTTCCTCGTCGGCATCACCGACCTGCATCCCGGCGCGGACCTAGCGGCATCCCTCCGAGACCCGCAGCAGCTCTGTGTGGATCTCGTCGAGGCTCCCGAGCATGTGCACCAGTTGATGGACCGCATCCGGCCTGCATTCTACGAGATGTACGGCCTGCAGGAGACCATCCTGAAGGAGGCGGGACAAGAGATCGCTGTGAGTTGGCACCCGCTGTTCGCGCGAGGCCGCTACTACATCCCATCCGCCGACTTCTCGTGCATGGTGTCGGAGAGGATGTTTCGCGATTTCTTCCTGCAAGAGATCGTGGAGGAGGTCGAGTGGCTAGACCGTTCGGTGTACCACCTGGACGGTCCCGGAGCGCTTCACCTCTTGGACGCGATCCTGGAGATTCCGAAGCTGGACGCTTTGGAGTTCGTGTATGGCGCCGGCAACGGGCCGGCATCCAAGTGGATGGATGTGTATCGCCGCGTACTGGCCGCCGGGAAGAACATCCACATCTCGGCGGAGCCGGACGACCTCGATCCGTTTTTCGAGGCTCTCGATCCTGAAGGCGTGATGCTCTGCACTTGGGCGAACGATGTGGAGCACGCGGATGCGATCGTGCGAAGGGTGTCGAAGTGGTCTAGGCGCGGGCGCTAGTCTACGAAGTCCTCGCCCTCGTAGGCACGGTCCTCGCCGACGCCGGGGAACAGGAACATCAGGTCTGGCCCATCACCGAACACCGCGGTCGTAGTGCGGGACAGTTTCTTGTACTTGGTGCTGCCGTCTGCGAACAGCACGTTCAAGGTTGCCCGATCATCGCGCGAGCTCTCTCGCCCGGCTTGATGGAATGCCCACTGCTCCCAGAGCACCGCCACCTTCGAAGGAACGATCAACCGTGCAAGGTCTCCGTCATAGGCGAGGTCCAGCTTGTACTCGTAGGACGTCGAGTAACGGGAGCGATCATCTCCGCGGTCAGCCGGGCAAAACAGGTTGGTTAGGCGCAAGTAGGAGTGAATGTCGTCGAGCCAGCAATATCTGTCGACTGCCGGGCGGCTGGCGCAGAGGCAGTAGGAGCGGTGTACGAACTGCTCGGCGTACGTGTACTGAAAGGCCTCGGCCAGTAAGTTGTGCTCTGGAAGCACGCCCGCGTGGTCGTCGCTGTACATCGCCAGTGCACTTCCCGCCTGACGCAGGTTAGAAAGGCACGACGATCCCATCCCGGAGCGCTTTGCCGCCGACACAACCGGAAACAGCAGTGCGGCGAGCGTGGATAGGATAGCCACAACGGTGAGAAGTTCGATGAGGCTAAAGCCTCTCACGAGTTCACCATTTGTCTTCGCAGCAGGCGAGCAAACCATAGGACCTTTGGACCTTACACCGATAATCTATTCTAACGCGAATCCTGCGAAACTTGCCGCTGCCGTTTATGGTTTTGAGTCGATTTCTTGCGTGTTGAGCCCGAATCCCCCAGAAAACCGGTATCGGATCGCTTGCCAATGCGATCTTACTTTCGAGTCGAATTCCCTATAATGCGAACGTACCAACCTGCACGAGACGGAGAGCCTACCCGGACATGTCGATCGGCACGATTCCGAGGTAGCGGCACGCCGCTTCCAACTCGGCGAGCCAGTCTCCTTCGATGGCGTGGATGTGATTGCACGAGAACTGCATCGCCAGGTCGCGCTCCGAGCAGTCGAACTTGGCATACGCATGGGGCCACTCATAGCTGGTCTGCTTCGCGAGCCGCTCATTCTCCTCCCAACCGTAATCCACGAACGAACCCGTGAAGAAGTGCATTCGATACGTTCCGCTTGCCCGCGTGATCCGCGCGAAGGTCACCTTTTCGGCGGGTGCGGCATAGAACTGCACCGACGCGCCGCCGCACGGGAAGTACATCGGGTCGCTGGGGAATAGGCGTACTTTGGACCAGTTCTCTGCGAACTCGTCGGTTCGAGTGGCGAACCACGGGGCGTGTTGGCCGGAGTTGACCAAGTCGTAGATGCCCTGCTCCTTGTGGTAGTGGCGCAGGTCGGCGAACAGCACGGGGGTCCCCGAAAGGTGATGCAGGAGTTGCATCGTGAGAGCACCGTTCGAGTCGCACTCGGTGGCCGTGATGATGGGCTTTTTGCGGGGGTTCTCCCAGTCGGCCGTATCGTTTAGGAGCGCCTCCGGGAGGTCCATCGTGATGCCGTGCGGCCACTCCGTGTAATCGAGTTGCCCGGTGAGCCCGAGGAAGTCTATTCCCTCCTCTGCGCAGTAGTCTTTGATGGCCAGGTAGAGCCGCACCTGCCGACCGAGCTGCCCATCAACGCCCCTCGGCAACCGCTCGTTGTCCCAAAGTATCTCCTTTGCATGACGCTCCAGCCACTGCAGACCGGCTTCGACGCGGTCATTGGGGATTTTCTCGGCGAGCCAAGCGAGCGTGAGCTGGCTCCGATGGAACACGTGAACGCCGAACTCCTCCATCCACTGGCTGGGGTCGATGTGACCTGTGTACATTCCCATGGACGGACCGTCGAACTCGCCGTATCGCAGTCCACTCAAGCGCTCGGCAGCGTGCTCTCCGCGATGAATCCGGTCAGGCTCGTGCATGGCCAAGAATCGCCGAATATCCGCTGCAACTTCGGGCTCGTCCACGTCGCCCAAAGCTCTGCCGTATGGGATGCCGATCTCGTCGAGTGCTCCTGCCGCCGCGAAGAAGGCAACCCAACCCGGATACGACGGATTGATGTTGCCGACGAAGAGAATGGGGCAGTCCACGTCGCGCGCAGCCTGTGCCGTGAAATCCGGATACGCCCAGACACAATAGTTGAAGACGACGACGTCGCAGCCACCCTCGTTCATTCGAGTGGCCTCGTCCCGAGCGGTGCTCCAGTTCCAGACGGCCTGCGCGCCTTCGATCACTTCATGCCCTTCCTTGCGGAAGAACTCGGCGATCTTGGTCTGGAATCGTGTGGTGGACTCCTTCCCTCGCTCGGCCACTCGCCTGCGGCCATCGGTAAAGGTGATGATGCCGATTCGCATAGCTCACTCCCTCGAATACCGGCCCGGGGGGGGTCACGGCGACCCGCGGCGCGGGTCGCAGCCGAGTGGGTCTCCGCGGAGGCGCCGGGCCGCGCTTGCCATCGTCCACTATTCGTGGTTCGCGCGGTCCTCCCTTCCCGTAAAGGAGTAGGAATGTATACTTGCGCTCGCGCCTGTGCTGACGGGCAGGCGACGCGAGAAAGGGATCGATTTGCTTGAGTGAGGCGGTGATTGTCGGAGCAGGAAGCTGGGGAACGGCTCTGGCCCTAGTGCTCGGTCGCAAGGAAGTACCCGTCTCTCTGTGGGGGCGAGATGGCGCTGAAATTGCACGCCTGCGAGCCTCGCGGGTGAACGAAAAGTACCTTCCCGGCCACCCACTGCCAGAGTGCGTACAAGCGTTCGACGACCTCGAAGAGGCCGCCGACGCTGCGAGAGTTGCGATACTAGCCGTGCCTAGTGGTGCGGCGCGCGAGGTGCTGCAGAGGTGCGTTGCGGTGCCGCGACTGCGCGATCTTCCTTGGGTTATGGCCGCCAAGGGTCTCGAAGGCGCTACAGGAAGGCTGATGAGCGAGTTGGCCCTAGAGGTTCTCGGACCGCAGGCTAGGGTGGCCGCTCTATCAGGTCCCAATCTCGCCAAGGAGTTGGCCGCGGGCCTTCCGACAGCTACCGTGATTGCCTCCCGGGTCAGCGGGCTAGCCGCCGACCTGCAGACGCTGTTCATGTCGCCGACGCTACGGGTTTACACGGGCGAAGACGTCGTCGGCGTCGAGCTTGCCGGCGCGCTCAAGAACGTGCTCGCCATCGGCGGCGGAATGACCGACGGGTTGGGCTTCCGTGACAACACCAAAGCCGCGGTGCTAACACGGGGGCTTGCCGAGATGGCGAGGTTGGGCGAGGCGATGGGTGCGGAGCCGAGAACGTTCATGGGGCTGGCAGGCGTCGGAGACCTGTTCGCTACCGCCGTCAGCACCTATAGCCGCAACTATCGAGTGGGCCATGCGGTCGGACGCGGCGTCCCGCTGGAAGATGCCATCCGAGAGGTGCAGCAGGTGGCCGAAGGAGTGCCGACGGCACACGCCGCGGTGCTACTGTCTGAACGATATCATGTCGAGATGCCGCTTTTCCATGCGATTCACCGCGTGTTATCGGGAACGCTAGCACCGATGGACGCGGTACGCGAGCTGATGCATCGCACGCCCAAAGGAGAGTGACTTGCTGTCCGTATTCGGTCTGATCGTCGCCGTTTGCCTGCACCAGGCTACGCCAGTCCAAGAGTCGCCACCGCCGAGGATGCATGGCCGGATTGCACTCTTGCCGCTGGACTCCCGCCCGGCGTGCACCCAGATGCCCACGATGATGGGCCAGATCGCCGGAGTGTCGGTGCTGACCCCACCCGAGGACATGTTGGGCGTGTTTCGCACACCCGGGAAGTGCGACGAGCTGGCCGTCTGGCTGAAGGAGATCGCCCGATCCGACGTGGGTGCGATCATTGTCTCTGCGGACATGCTGTGCTACGGTGGTCTCGTCGCGTCGCGCACGGATTCCGTCTCTCAGGACAAGGCCGAACAGCGACTGGAGCTGCTGCGCATCATCCGTGCGGACCGACCGAACCTTCCAATCTACGTCTTCAGCACCATTATGCGTACAGCACCCACCGCCACCAAGGAGGCGGCTTCGTGGCGAATTGAGCTCGCGAAGTACCTGTACTACCGAGACCGATACCGAGTGACCGGCAGCAAGGGGGCAGCGGACAAGGCGAAGGAGCATCTCGAAAACGTGCCCAAGGGCGAGTTGGACAGATACGAGCGGACGCGAGCGAGGAACGCACAAGTGCAGCGCCACCTCGTACGACTGCTGAAGGACGGGGCGATCGATTTCCTCATTTTCGGGCAGGACGACGCTGAGCCTTACGGTCCTCATCGGCTGGAGCGGGCTTCTCTCAAGTCGCTGCTGGAACGCGAGGGCATCGCCGGCAAGGCGATGATTTGCGGGGGGATAGACCAAACCGCATGTGTCCTTCTCGCACGTGCCTTGGTGCGGGCCGAGCGCCTGACACCACGCATCTGGGTACAGTGGTCCAGTGAAGCCGGCAAGGCCGTCGTTGCACCGAACGAGGGCCAGACCACGGAGAAGGCGGTCCAGATGCAGGTGTTCGGTGCCGGCGCACGTCCCGCGACATCCAAGGATCAGGCAGATGTCGTTCTGTCCATCAACAGCTATGGCCGAAGCGAAGAGGACCTGGCCGAGTTTCTGCGCACGCTGCGGGAAGACTTGGCGGCCGGGCGGCTCGTCGCGCTAGCGGACTTGAACCTCGATGCAGGGGGCACCGCAGACCCCGCCTTGGTCCGTTTCTTGTTGGACAGCAAGCTCTGTGGCTACCTGGCAGGATATGCAGGGTGGAACACCGTGAGCAACACGCTAGGCACTTCCCTACCGCAAGCGATCGTGTACTGGCTCGCTCTACGCAACCCTCGGCTCGATGCGCGGGCGCGAGAGCTGAGTCAGCGCGCGTTCATCTTGCAGCGCCTGGCGGGGGAGTATGGATACCACAACTACATCCGTCCGCAGGCCTACTCCTACCTGACGAGCGACCTAAAGGGGCACAAGGAAGAGGTTGACGGCATGGACCTGGCTCTTCTCAACCGCTTCGTCGCAAAGCACACCGCGAAGATGCTCGAGTCGTTCTTCCGGCTGGGGTTCCTGGGCACGAAGGTCGCGTCCGATGGGGAAAACGGTTGGGAGATTCTCACCGATCTCGTGGATGTCAATATTGGCCTACCCTGGCCACGCGCTTATGAGGTACGAATCTCCTTTGGGTTCGCTACTTCGCCAATCGCGCGCACCCACTCCGAGGCGAACGGTGCCGAACCCGAATCGGAGGGAGAAGAGGATGGCACGAAGACGCCAAGCTGACTGGTTCTGGCAGATCGGCACCGAGTTGCAGTCCCTGTCGGAGGAACTGCTACACGGCGCGTTGAACTCCCCCGTTACAGCACGAAGGTTCTGGGAACCTCGGGTGGACGTGTGTGAGACGGAAGATGCCATCATGGTAGTCGCAGAGATCGCCGGTATGGACCCGAATGCAATCTCGGTGTCCTTCTCACCGGACCGAAAGTCGCTCATACTGCGTGGGTCCCGAACGGAGCACGAGGCCGAGGAGTCCAAACGTACTCGGTGCTTCCAGTTGGAGATTTACTACGGGGACTTCTTGCGGGAGGTACCGTTGCCCAACATCCCGATCGACGTGGATCGGATTACGGCCAACTACCGAAGCGGGATGCTCACGATCACCGTGCCGAAGAGTGACCTGCCTGTCGAAGCGCGCACGATCCCAGTAGTCGAAGGATAGTCGCATGGAACTGCCCACGCTGGGCGACCAACAGATTGAGGAAGAGGAGCCGAGACCGGATATCCCGGCGGAACTGAACCTCCTGCCCCTTCGGGACGCCGTGGTGTTCCCGATGCTGATTGCTCCGCTCGCTGTGGGGCGCGAGCACTCGATCCAGTTGGTGGACGACAGTATTCTGGGCAACAAGCGCATCATCGGCGTGGTCGCTCAGCGCGACCCCAGTACGGAGAAACCTTCTTTCGAAGAGGTGTACGAGTACGGCTGCGCCGTGATCATCCGCACCATGGTCAAGATGGCCGACGGGGTGCGCCTCATCGTTCAGGGTCTCTCGCGTTTCCGCGTAGTCGAGCCGATACAGGAGGACCCTTACCTCCGGGCTCGCATCGAGCAGCTCGCGGAACCACCGCAACCGGAGGGTGAAGAGGCCATCGAGATCGAAGCCCTCCGGCGCGGAGTGGCCACGTTGTTCGAGCGTGCGGTCTCCCTCTCGCCCCAACTGCCTGACGAGCTGAGGTCGCTGACCCAGTCGGTTGCAGAGCCCAACGTGCTTGCCGACCTCGTCGCGGCCCACATGCCGCTGAGCGTGGTGGACAAGCAGAAGATCCTGGAGACCGTGCAACTGGGTCCGCGCCTGCGGGCGCTTATGGCCATCCTGGGCCGCGAAGTGCGTGTGCTGGAGCTGTCCAGCAAAGTGCAGAGTGAAGTCACCACCGAGTTGAGCAAGTCGCAGCGCGAGTACTACCTGCGCGAGCAGCTTCGAGCCATCCAAAGGGAGCTGGGCGAGGGCGACGACCAGCAGATGGAGATCGAGGAGCTGGAGGCGAAGATTCGCGAAGCGGGCATGAGCGAAGAAGCCGAGAAGGAGTGTCGCAGAGAGCTCGACCGTCTTCGCCGCATGTCCGCTGGCTCGCCAGAGTACTCGGTCGCCCGCACCTACATAGATTGGATGGTGGCACTGCCCTGGTCCGTCAGCACCGAGGACAACCTCGACCTGCATCGCGTGAAGCGGGTCTTGGACCGCGACCACCACGGTCTCGAGAAGATCAAGGAGCGCATCATCGAGTTCCTTGCGGTGAGGCGTGTCAAGGGCGGTCCGGTGAGGCAGCCCATCCTCGCCTTCGTCGGCCCTCCGGGAACCGGTAAGACTTCCCTGGGCCGCTCGATCGCCGAGGCGCTCGGACGGAAGTTCGTGCGCATCTCTCTCGGCGGCATGAGGGACGAAGCCGAGATCCGGGGTCACCGCAGAACCTACATCGGCGCGCTCCCCGGCCAGATCATGCAAGGGCTTCGCCGAGCAGGTTCCAACAACCCCGTGTTCATGCTGGACGAGATTGACAAACTGGGCTCGGACTTTCGGGGCGACCCGTCCTCGGCAATGTTGGAAGTACTCGATCCGGAACAGAACAACGCCTTTCGGGACCACTACTTCGACGTGAACTTCGACCTTAGCCGCGTCTTCTTCATCACGACAGCGAATCTCCTCGAGACCATTCCGCCGCCTCTGCGCGACCGCATGGAGATGATCGAGCTGTCGGGATACACAGACGAAGAGAAGGTGGCCATCGCTCGAAAGCACCTCGTGCCCAAGCAGCTTGCCGAACACGGCCTGGCTACGGCCAAGCTGAAGTTCCATCAGAGCGCGCTGCGGCACATCATCGCCAACTACACTCGCGAAGCGGGCGTGCGCAATCTCGAGCGACGGATCGCCGCCGTCTGCCGCAAGGCCGCCCGACGCATCGCAGAGGGGAACGAGGAACCTCTGACGGTCACTTCAGCGAACCTAAGCGAATTCCTAGGCCCACCCGTGTTCCTCCGCGAGGCCGTGATGGAACGCAAGATGGAACCTGGTGTCGCCGTTGGGCTCGCGTGGACCCCTGCCGGCGGAGACATCCTGTTCATCGAGAGCACGAAGATGCCGGGGGGTAAGAACTTGGTGCTGACCGGGCAGCTCGGTGAAGTCATGCGCGAGTCGGCGCAGGCCGCCCTGAGCTTCCTACGGACCAACGCCGAAGCATACGGGATCCCGCCCGACTTTTTCGAGAAGAACGACATCCATGTTCACGTGCCCGCCGGAGCCACCCCGAAAGACGGTCCGAGTGCCGGCGTCGCCATCCTCGCATCCCTAGCAGGATTGTTGTCCGGCAGATCCTTCCGCTCCCGGCTTGCCTTGACCGGAGAGATCACGCTTCGCGGACAGGTGCTTCCGGTTGGAGGCATCAAGGAGAAGGTACTTGCGGCTTATCGGGCCGGGGTGCGCACGGTGCTGCTCCCGGAACGCAACGAAAAGGACATCTTGGAGGACATCCCTCCCGAGATCCGTGAGGAGATGACGATCCACTACGTCTCGCGGGCCGAAGAGGTGCTGCGCCTGGCTTTGGAGGACGCTCCCTCGCGCAACGAACGGCACCAGAAGTCGAAGCGTGTGGCG
Encoded proteins:
- a CDS encoding zinc metalloprotease HtpX, with translation MWIGSLVGGMSGVLVAFAVAMALNFGSYWFSDRIVLSIHRARPVSRADAPELYAMLDRICARAGIPTPRLYILPEQQPNAFATGRNPHHAAVAVTEGLLRSLQPHEVEGVIAHEVAHIKHRDTLTMTIVATIAGAVMMLSYVGRWALIFSGRDDRNGGGLALLLALIVAPIAATLVQLAISRAREFEADATGARLAGSPTGLASALANLERSARLMPAETVPSAAHLFIVNPFGGVGSAMLNLFRTHPPTEQRIARLRAMEAGHRS
- a CDS encoding TerC family protein, with amino-acid sequence MSPELIGWLIFAAIILSLLYLDLGVLHRHAHEVKVKEALIWSGVWVLIALAFNVGIYLWKGHGPAIEFLTGYVIERSLSIDNVFVFLVVFRYFQVPAKYQHRVLFWGVFGAVVLRILMILAGISLLNRFAWMVYVFGVLLIATGIRMAFEKDKKADIEGNVVIKLTRRLLPITNQYHGARFLVRQSGKLFATPLLVTLIFVEVSDVVFAIDSIPAILAITRDPFIVYTSNVFAILGLRALYFAMAGVMDMFHYLHYGLSLILVFVGVKMLLAESPYEIPTEASLIVVCAVLTVSVLASVWRPRRTPRTTEPSPDGVADASEVQSVQATPTPK
- a CDS encoding 4Fe-4S binding protein, with product MPRKITEECIACGVCEPECPNGAISEGTDTYVVDPNKCTDCAGEPDGPKCEAVCPNDAIVAAS
- a CDS encoding trimethylamine corrinoid protein 2, with amino-acid sequence MSEFVLESKPDAGMAICRMEAWWEGAILDRPAVQVRAPKPRQVTAPESRHASLRERWMDAEYAVRCAEAWVASTYWCGETLPTFVPNLGPELLAAAYGAELEFGEDTSWSVPVLRDWDGLDRLSFNQFNPYIQKILEMTRLGLDVGRGKFLVGITDLHPGADLAASLRDPQQLCVDLVEAPEHVHQLMDRIRPAFYEMYGLQETILKEAGQEIAVSWHPLFARGRYYIPSADFSCMVSERMFRDFFLQEIVEEVEWLDRSVYHLDGPGALHLLDAILEIPKLDALEFVYGAGNGPASKWMDVYRRVLAAGKNIHISAEPDDLDPFFEALDPEGVMLCTWANDVEHADAIVRRVSKWSRRGR
- a CDS encoding type II secretion system protein, whose translation is MRGFSLIELLTVVAILSTLAALLFPVVSAAKRSGMGSSCLSNLRQAGSALAMYSDDHAGVLPEHNLLAEAFQYTYAEQFVHRSYCLCASRPAVDRYCWLDDIHSYLRLTNLFCPADRGDDRSRYSTSYEYKLDLAYDGDLARLIVPSKVAVLWEQWAFHQAGRESSRDDRATLNVLFADGSTKYKKLSRTTTAVFGDGPDLMFLFPGVGEDRAYEGEDFVD
- a CDS encoding fucose isomerase → MRIGIITFTDGRRRVAERGKESTTRFQTKIAEFFRKEGHEVIEGAQAVWNWSTARDEATRMNEGGCDVVVFNYCVWAYPDFTAQAARDVDCPILFVGNINPSYPGWVAFFAAAGALDEIGIPYGRALGDVDEPEVAADIRRFLAMHEPDRIHRGEHAAERLSGLRYGEFDGPSMGMYTGHIDPSQWMEEFGVHVFHRSQLTLAWLAEKIPNDRVEAGLQWLERHAKEILWDNERLPRGVDGQLGRQVRLYLAIKDYCAEEGIDFLGLTGQLDYTEWPHGITMDLPEALLNDTADWENPRKKPIITATECDSNGALTMQLLHHLSGTPVLFADLRHYHKEQGIYDLVNSGQHAPWFATRTDEFAENWSKVRLFPSDPMYFPCGGASVQFYAAPAEKVTFARITRASGTYRMHFFTGSFVDYGWEENERLAKQTSYEWPHAYAKFDCSERDLAMQFSCNHIHAIEGDWLAELEAACRYLGIVPIDMSG
- a CDS encoding NAD(P)-dependent glycerol-3-phosphate dehydrogenase encodes the protein MSEAVIVGAGSWGTALALVLGRKEVPVSLWGRDGAEIARLRASRVNEKYLPGHPLPECVQAFDDLEEAADAARVAILAVPSGAAREVLQRCVAVPRLRDLPWVMAAKGLEGATGRLMSELALEVLGPQARVAALSGPNLAKELAAGLPTATVIASRVSGLAADLQTLFMSPTLRVYTGEDVVGVELAGALKNVLAIGGGMTDGLGFRDNTKAAVLTRGLAEMARLGEAMGAEPRTFMGLAGVGDLFATAVSTYSRNYRVGHAVGRGVPLEDAIREVQQVAEGVPTAHAAVLLSERYHVEMPLFHAIHRVLSGTLAPMDAVRELMHRTPKGE
- a CDS encoding DUF4127 family protein; translated protein: MLSVFGLIVAVCLHQATPVQESPPPRMHGRIALLPLDSRPACTQMPTMMGQIAGVSVLTPPEDMLGVFRTPGKCDELAVWLKEIARSDVGAIIVSADMLCYGGLVASRTDSVSQDKAEQRLELLRIIRADRPNLPIYVFSTIMRTAPTATKEAASWRIELAKYLYYRDRYRVTGSKGAADKAKEHLENVPKGELDRYERTRARNAQVQRHLVRLLKDGAIDFLIFGQDDAEPYGPHRLERASLKSLLEREGIAGKAMICGGIDQTACVLLARALVRAERLTPRIWVQWSSEAGKAVVAPNEGQTTEKAVQMQVFGAGARPATSKDQADVVLSINSYGRSEEDLAEFLRTLREDLAAGRLVALADLNLDAGGTADPALVRFLLDSKLCGYLAGYAGWNTVSNTLGTSLPQAIVYWLALRNPRLDARARELSQRAFILQRLAGEYGYHNYIRPQAYSYLTSDLKGHKEEVDGMDLALLNRFVAKHTAKMLESFFRLGFLGTKVASDGENGWEILTDLVDVNIGLPWPRAYEVRISFGFATSPIARTHSEANGAEPESEGEEDGTKTPS
- a CDS encoding Hsp20/alpha crystallin family protein: MARRRQADWFWQIGTELQSLSEELLHGALNSPVTARRFWEPRVDVCETEDAIMVVAEIAGMDPNAISVSFSPDRKSLILRGSRTEHEAEESKRTRCFQLEIYYGDFLREVPLPNIPIDVDRITANYRSGMLTITVPKSDLPVEARTIPVVEG